A region from the Methylocella sp. genome encodes:
- a CDS encoding glycosyltransferase family 4 protein, which translates to MDRIRVLFLSPVPNFKGGAERSLMDLVTSPHIEPFLAVPAEGPLSRRADELGVPWDLINFDGISSVQRPFRLGDGVKALGSLMRAARELNGVARKRNVALVHSNGLKAHAIALAAKRIGGRPAVIHIRDIANTKLEKTVWKAFQLAADRTILVSRACASAARLPAKVHVVHNGLRSAHEDPNLTAKDDLVLGFTAGRIHPAKGLHFLLEGLAKARALGCRVRLIVRGAYAEETPAYQGQIKSAIAALELSDVITFENFVADPDRVYDDIDIVCVPSTMPDPFPRSVMEAMGRGLVVIATPCGGIPEMIIDGKTGFLVSDPSLFATTVLRLQDDPALRRSIGKEARSYSLSHFGLDRLHEEVRNVYQLAMHHS; encoded by the coding sequence ATGGACCGTATTCGCGTGCTGTTTCTCTCGCCGGTCCCAAACTTCAAGGGCGGCGCCGAGCGTTCGCTCATGGATCTTGTGACAAGCCCGCATATCGAGCCTTTTTTGGCTGTTCCCGCCGAAGGGCCGCTGAGCAGGCGGGCGGATGAGCTTGGCGTCCCATGGGATCTTATAAATTTTGATGGCATAAGCAGCGTTCAGCGCCCGTTTCGATTGGGCGATGGGGTGAAGGCCCTCGGAAGCCTGATGCGAGCGGCGCGAGAGCTGAATGGCGTTGCCCGCAAACGAAACGTCGCCCTGGTGCATAGCAATGGTCTCAAGGCGCATGCGATTGCGCTCGCCGCCAAGCGCATTGGCGGACGCCCGGCGGTCATCCACATCCGCGACATCGCCAACACAAAATTAGAAAAGACTGTTTGGAAGGCTTTTCAGCTCGCCGCCGACCGCACGATTCTGGTGTCGCGCGCCTGCGCGTCCGCAGCTCGGTTGCCAGCCAAAGTTCATGTCGTCCACAACGGTTTGCGCTCGGCGCATGAGGATCCAAACTTGACCGCCAAGGATGATCTTGTTCTCGGCTTTACGGCCGGACGCATACATCCCGCAAAAGGCCTGCACTTCTTGCTTGAGGGTCTCGCCAAAGCCCGGGCTCTCGGCTGCAGGGTGCGTCTTATCGTGCGCGGGGCCTACGCCGAGGAAACGCCGGCCTACCAGGGGCAGATAAAATCGGCTATCGCGGCTTTGGAATTGAGCGATGTCATCACATTCGAGAATTTCGTCGCGGACCCAGACAGGGTGTACGACGATATTGATATCGTGTGCGTGCCATCCACTATGCCCGACCCATTTCCTCGTTCGGTCATGGAGGCGATGGGGCGAGGCCTTGTCGTGATCGCCACGCCTTGCGGCGGCATTCCGGAAATGATCATCGACGGCAAAACCGGGTTTCTGGTCAGCGACCCTTCGCTTTTCGCGACGACCGTCCTTCGTCTGCAGGATGATCCGGCGCTGCGACGCTCGATCGGCAAAGAGGCCCGTTCTTACAGTTTGTCGCACTTCGGGCTCGATCGTCTCCACGAAGAAGTCCGAAATGTATATCAGCTTGCGATGCATCACTCCTAG
- a CDS encoding glycosyltransferase, which translates to MRIALVHDWLPLFSGAEQVVAQIMRVTGPSDLYTLFDFLSEEDRDRIGAKQIIASYLNKLPFCERYYRWTFPLCPMAIESFDLSAYDLVVSSSAAFAKGVITHPHQRHIAYVHTNVRYAWDQTFEYMAGTPLSRSPLKPLLLLLLHRLRIWDSRTANGPDVLLANSSTVKRRIEQVYGRKSFVLPPPVSLEDFPLTVDKDDYFVVASRLVSYKRIDLIVDAFAQMPTKKLVILGDGPEMAKLTSRATPNVVFKGHVSRSELIQSISRAKAFIFAAYEDFGIVMVEAQAAGTPVIAFHHGGSRDIVIEGHSRAPQTGMLFAEQTVECVKQAVEDFSATEKAFSSYACHDNAKRFSTQSFRDRFEKVVEFTTSPDFRRSSIELNERSVLELAQMTDGRGALGAALV; encoded by the coding sequence ATGCGGATAGCGCTCGTTCATGATTGGCTTCCACTGTTCAGCGGCGCCGAACAGGTCGTCGCGCAAATTATGCGCGTTACCGGTCCCTCAGATCTCTACACGCTGTTTGATTTCCTAAGCGAGGAAGATCGCGATCGCATCGGCGCCAAGCAAATCATCGCAAGCTATCTGAATAAGCTTCCATTTTGCGAACGATATTACAGATGGACTTTCCCGCTATGTCCCATGGCGATCGAGAGCTTTGACCTTTCCGCCTATGATCTCGTCGTCAGTTCGTCCGCGGCTTTCGCCAAAGGCGTCATCACTCATCCGCATCAACGGCACATAGCCTATGTTCATACAAACGTCCGCTACGCCTGGGACCAAACATTCGAGTATATGGCGGGCACGCCCCTCTCGCGCTCGCCTCTCAAGCCTTTGCTCCTTCTTCTGCTCCATCGACTCCGCATATGGGACAGCCGGACAGCCAATGGCCCGGACGTTTTGCTGGCCAACTCATCTACGGTGAAGCGACGCATAGAACAGGTTTACGGACGAAAATCTTTCGTGCTGCCGCCGCCCGTGAGTCTTGAGGATTTTCCTTTGACCGTCGACAAGGACGACTATTTCGTCGTCGCATCGCGTCTTGTCTCCTACAAACGGATTGATCTCATCGTCGACGCTTTTGCGCAAATGCCTACGAAGAAACTCGTGATCCTTGGAGATGGACCTGAGATGGCTAAATTGACGTCTCGCGCCACCCCCAATGTCGTCTTCAAAGGTCATGTGAGCCGCAGCGAACTCATTCAGTCGATCAGCCGGGCTAAGGCGTTTATCTTCGCCGCTTATGAAGATTTCGGGATCGTCATGGTCGAGGCGCAGGCGGCGGGCACCCCGGTCATCGCATTCCACCATGGCGGCTCGCGCGATATCGTCATAGAGGGGCACAGTCGGGCGCCGCAAACGGGAATGCTTTTCGCCGAGCAAACCGTCGAGTGCGTAAAGCAAGCAGTCGAGGACTTCTCAGCCACTGAGAAAGCCTTTTCATCTTATGCCTGCCACGACAATGCAAAGCGGTTTTCCACTCAATCTTTTCGCGATCGATTTGAGAAAGTAGTCGAGTTTACGACCTCTCCTGATTTTCGTCGCAGTTCGATAGAGCTGAATGAGCGCTCGGTGCTGGAGCTGGCGCAGATGACGGATGGACGCGGCGCCCTCGGTGCGGCCCTTGTTTGA
- a CDS encoding polysaccharide biosynthesis tyrosine autokinase: MTVPGTAQALPPPPQSDSVKAIDLDAVLTGARRQWKSIVAGLAIMIAVAAIYLALAPKMYTGTSIIVIDFHSFGTTTTGESAQLVFNTTAVDNEVEILKSQRVALDVINKLKLMQDPEFTAPSLIGKIIGSVPFLKSKPPANPEAALKMRVLDRFADLLTITRVNKTYVLQIDFLSKDARKAADIANAIAQAYVTNELDAKLESNTRASSWLQDRIEELQKKSLEANLAVEKYRESNNLVAAGGRLLNDQQLGELSSQISAARADVSHAQAKFDHIREIIDTKQTNAAISEELSSPVITELRNHYLDTSKRRADLVAKVGTNHAQVLGLEREMRDYEGQIFEELGRIAETYQSDLQIAKKREVALTANLTNLAGSSAGDNRMMINLQQQQQTADTYRILSQDFLQRYQQLVQQQTFPITETRIIAEAIVPTAPSQPKTLLILAASIFLGLAGGSGAAMLREYRDRSFRTAADVRSELALEFLGILPLQTAEQHARELGPRGKTEINFDIPAVMKMSATAPFSRFADTIRTTKVAIDLHSSTAYGKTIGIVSAGEGEGKTVTSANLAIFCADTGAKTLLIDADLRKCALSKSFGTDAVAGVVEVVRGASRFESTIIKLSEHLSFLPAGNAFETANSSEILRSAGMEQLLKSASEAFDYILIDLPPLLSLIDARAIAPVLDGVLFVVEWGKTPRSVARDVLLHNPVVHEKCIGAVLNKVDPYRIAHYAPDSIQAYGYGNYH, encoded by the coding sequence ATGACCGTTCCGGGAACAGCGCAGGCGCTGCCTCCGCCGCCGCAGAGCGACAGCGTGAAAGCGATAGACCTTGACGCGGTGCTCACTGGCGCACGGCGGCAATGGAAATCGATCGTAGCTGGCCTCGCGATTATGATCGCCGTGGCGGCGATCTATCTCGCGCTCGCCCCGAAGATGTACACCGGCACTTCGATCATCGTCATCGATTTTCATTCCTTCGGAACCACCACGACGGGGGAGTCGGCCCAGCTCGTTTTCAATACGACCGCCGTCGACAATGAAGTGGAGATCCTGAAATCTCAGCGCGTAGCGCTGGACGTGATCAACAAACTCAAGTTGATGCAGGATCCGGAATTCACAGCGCCCTCCTTGATAGGAAAGATCATCGGGTCGGTGCCCTTTTTGAAGTCAAAACCGCCGGCTAATCCCGAGGCCGCCTTGAAGATGCGAGTGCTTGACAGGTTCGCGGATCTCTTGACCATCACTCGCGTCAACAAGACCTATGTCTTGCAGATCGATTTCCTGTCGAAAGACGCGCGGAAAGCGGCTGATATCGCGAACGCCATCGCTCAAGCCTATGTCACGAATGAACTCGACGCCAAGCTTGAATCCAACACTCGCGCGAGTTCTTGGCTGCAAGATCGAATTGAGGAACTCCAGAAAAAATCCCTGGAGGCTAATCTCGCGGTCGAGAAATATCGCGAAAGCAACAATCTTGTCGCGGCAGGCGGCCGCTTGCTCAATGACCAGCAGCTTGGCGAGCTTAGTTCCCAAATAAGCGCCGCGCGCGCGGATGTCTCACACGCGCAAGCCAAGTTTGATCATATTCGCGAAATCATCGACACTAAGCAGACAAACGCGGCTATTTCCGAGGAATTAAGCAGTCCCGTCATCACGGAATTGCGGAATCATTATCTTGATACTTCCAAGCGACGGGCTGATCTTGTCGCGAAGGTTGGTACAAATCATGCCCAGGTGCTTGGTTTGGAGCGAGAAATGCGCGACTACGAAGGCCAGATCTTTGAAGAGCTTGGCCGCATCGCCGAAACTTATCAAAGCGACTTGCAGATTGCCAAAAAGCGCGAGGTGGCTCTCACCGCGAACCTTACCAACCTCGCCGGCAGCTCGGCGGGCGATAATCGCATGATGATCAACCTTCAGCAGCAGCAACAAACGGCTGATACCTATCGCATTCTGTCTCAGGATTTCCTGCAGCGCTATCAGCAGCTCGTGCAACAGCAAACCTTTCCAATAACGGAAACGCGCATCATCGCCGAGGCTATCGTGCCGACCGCGCCCAGCCAGCCGAAAACCCTGCTTATTCTTGCAGCGAGCATATTTTTAGGTCTTGCGGGCGGATCCGGCGCGGCCATGCTGCGAGAATATCGCGACCGGTCCTTCAGGACAGCGGCCGACGTGCGGTCTGAACTCGCGCTTGAATTTCTGGGCATATTGCCTCTGCAAACGGCCGAGCAGCATGCGCGGGAGTTGGGACCAAGAGGAAAGACCGAGATTAATTTCGACATCCCTGCCGTCATGAAGATGTCGGCGACGGCCCCGTTTTCCCGGTTCGCCGACACGATACGGACGACCAAGGTGGCGATCGACCTTCACTCTTCTACGGCATATGGGAAAACCATCGGAATAGTGTCCGCCGGAGAGGGAGAAGGTAAAACCGTCACATCCGCGAACTTGGCGATTTTTTGCGCCGATACAGGCGCAAAAACTTTGCTGATCGATGCGGATCTTCGCAAATGCGCCTTGTCGAAAAGTTTCGGAACCGACGCTGTGGCGGGCGTGGTGGAAGTTGTGAGAGGCGCCAGCCGTTTTGAGTCGACAATTATAAAGCTATCGGAACATTTGTCGTTTCTACCTGCGGGCAACGCATTCGAAACGGCTAATTCAAGTGAAATCTTGCGTTCTGCGGGAATGGAGCAGCTGCTTAAGAGCGCGAGCGAAGCATTCGATTATATTTTGATCGATTTGCCGCCGCTCCTCTCCCTCATCGATGCCCGAGCCATCGCGCCGGTGCTTGACGGCGTGTTGTTTGTGGTTGAGTGGGGCAAGACGCCGCGAAGCGTCGCCAGGGATGTGCTTCTTCATAATCCGGTCGTGCATGAGAAGTGCATCGGAGCCGTGCTTAACAAGGTTGATCCATATCGAATCGCGCATTATGCGCCGGATAGCATCCAGGCCTATGGATATGGCAACTATCATTGA
- a CDS encoding beta galactosidase jelly roll domain-containing protein has translation MQAIAKSLLIFLLCLCAHANIAAANPGPPAITLRLGDSWKFATDPGDEGITRRWYAGDFDDSAWRTLRSGLSWEEQGVDHHGFGWYRQKLLIPQDYRGSDLVLTLAPMPSDDDIYVNGVHVGGIRGEYKYANLLQRVYTVPPTVLRYGQENTIAIRVWGGNLTFIGSKSGLVAGPYTAELSSYRIAAREQGSDDSAERNIELFDLSDAQRGKPFELVFRFPKEILNNGAGQMHYALADYYGGAIGAGVTPVKVGNDGIARGIVNVDHEMSQAIYLGGRFKADVVVSDDGGSPLYRSSTEVDHLSFASRDSQSLPPLAEAVEDTPYGKLKLIDEIDSSQSLAEEQHPYLASGFDKAQMFKTPGSPVKVMVNEILGKKARESENGWFAYRIGRGKLRPHSTYLLRIEYPEDKPRLAPVEVQVGQNFMDIGWKNGVGANDPYDNWPLSKSWQWYDAIVPLDDETVGTGGTGSASAENGFWVYFINKVFPQKYNSLYEGGPAVARIKLYEIDPEKNAPLINKPKNLPQRVLMFDWERQPDHHPADLVAYAKLMGYNAISPVILKWGFANYSDPLNGYNSVNVDARDYWVTRLYQPLTQDAGPALPGVDSVHVKYLAATKNSGVDYVPRIEYGGSLDLPVEARAIASNGKLAKPKRFAAWCADLLHPATWDDLAKLVDHLFKPYVKDNPQLSGILWRVRSNRMPISYSRYDIALFASETKSIIPQGSDAALAAWASNGAGKVPYENWWHQKRQQFHSKLVDLLESYRSTMKLYYYNWDEDKFSLILPDANSWAFLSQVAAAKEGSRAVYEKDRDDRRSIKDDDYVETIRSGNFGKASGGINRADYGLRPELYQHAKGIELLAPTGSLYLANSLEYLNYFKTADGLGVSNLVSYDEVASRTINPKYEASMITPAGPAFSMALELLAYFHGDARTLTYTAYTYGRGFADAHRRFAEAFLALPAIDGTVVNETDPDLKVRLYSSPNETYVGVAYRGYTSKKLTIDLPGSLKSNVTVRNLVTGKTVPTIIANNELQFDLESGPMELNAFIVQ, from the coding sequence ATGCAAGCGATTGCAAAGAGTCTGCTTATATTCCTTTTATGTCTTTGCGCGCATGCAAATATTGCGGCGGCCAATCCAGGACCGCCGGCAATCACCCTGCGATTAGGAGATAGTTGGAAGTTCGCCACGGACCCGGGCGATGAAGGAATTACCCGCCGCTGGTATGCCGGCGATTTCGATGACTCAGCCTGGCGAACTCTTCGATCGGGGCTGTCCTGGGAGGAACAGGGCGTCGACCATCATGGATTTGGTTGGTACAGGCAGAAGCTTCTCATTCCCCAAGACTATCGAGGCAGCGATCTCGTGCTCACCCTCGCTCCAATGCCGTCGGACGACGACATTTACGTCAACGGCGTGCACGTGGGAGGGATCAGAGGCGAGTATAAATACGCCAATCTATTGCAACGGGTATACACGGTTCCTCCCACGGTCTTGCGTTACGGGCAGGAAAACACGATCGCTATTCGGGTATGGGGGGGCAATCTTACCTTTATCGGAAGCAAAAGCGGCCTCGTCGCTGGGCCTTATACTGCTGAACTCAGTTCTTATCGCATAGCGGCGAGAGAACAAGGAAGCGACGATTCAGCCGAGCGAAATATCGAGCTTTTCGACCTGAGCGACGCCCAGAGAGGCAAGCCATTTGAGCTGGTTTTCCGGTTTCCAAAGGAAATACTCAACAATGGCGCGGGGCAAATGCACTACGCCTTGGCGGATTATTATGGCGGAGCGATTGGCGCCGGCGTGACCCCCGTCAAGGTGGGCAATGATGGCATCGCCCGTGGGATCGTGAACGTCGATCATGAAATGTCGCAAGCAATCTACCTCGGCGGCCGATTTAAGGCGGATGTAGTTGTATCCGATGATGGCGGCAGTCCGCTGTATCGGAGTTCGACGGAGGTCGATCATCTTTCCTTCGCCAGCAGAGATTCCCAATCTTTGCCTCCTCTAGCTGAGGCCGTGGAGGATACTCCCTATGGTAAGCTCAAACTCATAGATGAGATCGATTCCTCGCAATCCTTGGCCGAGGAGCAACACCCCTATCTGGCGAGCGGTTTCGACAAGGCGCAGATGTTCAAGACGCCGGGCTCTCCTGTGAAAGTCATGGTCAATGAGATCCTTGGCAAAAAAGCCAGGGAAAGCGAAAATGGCTGGTTCGCATACCGTATCGGACGCGGAAAGCTTCGGCCCCACTCGACCTATTTGCTTCGCATCGAATATCCCGAAGACAAGCCGCGCCTAGCCCCTGTCGAAGTGCAGGTGGGACAAAATTTTATGGATATCGGGTGGAAAAACGGAGTTGGGGCCAATGATCCTTACGATAACTGGCCGCTGAGCAAGAGTTGGCAGTGGTATGACGCAATAGTGCCACTGGATGACGAGACAGTAGGTACGGGGGGCACCGGCAGCGCGTCGGCTGAAAACGGCTTCTGGGTTTATTTCATCAACAAAGTCTTTCCCCAAAAGTATAATTCTTTGTATGAGGGCGGCCCAGCCGTCGCGAGGATCAAGCTATATGAGATTGACCCTGAGAAAAACGCGCCTCTTATCAATAAGCCCAAGAATCTGCCGCAACGCGTCCTGATGTTTGATTGGGAGCGCCAACCCGATCATCATCCAGCTGACCTTGTCGCCTACGCAAAGTTGATGGGATATAACGCCATATCTCCGGTGATCCTCAAATGGGGCTTTGCAAATTACAGCGATCCTTTAAATGGATATAATTCAGTCAATGTTGATGCTCGGGATTACTGGGTAACGCGGCTTTACCAGCCGCTGACCCAAGATGCGGGGCCAGCCCTGCCAGGCGTCGACTCGGTTCACGTCAAATATCTGGCCGCGACAAAGAACTCCGGCGTCGATTATGTGCCGCGCATTGAATACGGCGGCTCGCTTGATCTTCCTGTCGAGGCGCGAGCCATCGCCAGCAATGGTAAACTCGCGAAGCCTAAGCGCTTTGCCGCTTGGTGCGCCGACCTTTTGCATCCGGCGACTTGGGATGATCTTGCCAAGCTCGTGGACCATCTCTTCAAGCCTTACGTTAAGGACAACCCACAATTGTCCGGCATTTTGTGGCGGGTCCGAAGCAATCGCATGCCGATTAGCTACAGCCGGTACGACATTGCGCTGTTTGCTAGCGAAACGAAGTCCATTATTCCCCAGGGATCTGACGCGGCGCTTGCGGCGTGGGCGTCGAACGGCGCTGGAAAAGTCCCATATGAAAATTGGTGGCACCAAAAACGCCAGCAGTTTCACTCCAAGCTGGTTGATCTTCTTGAAAGCTACAGATCAACAATGAAGTTATATTATTATAACTGGGACGAGGATAAATTTAGCTTAATTTTACCTGACGCCAATAGCTGGGCCTTCTTGAGCCAAGTTGCTGCTGCAAAGGAAGGCAGCCGCGCGGTTTATGAGAAAGACCGTGACGATCGCAGGTCGATCAAAGATGATGATTACGTAGAGACAATCCGTTCCGGGAATTTTGGTAAAGCAAGCGGAGGGATCAACCGGGCCGATTACGGATTACGCCCGGAACTTTATCAGCACGCCAAGGGGATTGAATTATTGGCGCCAACGGGTTCCCTCTATCTCGCGAATAGCCTCGAGTATCTGAATTACTTCAAGACGGCGGATGGGTTGGGCGTAAGTAATCTTGTCTCGTACGACGAAGTGGCGTCTCGGACGATTAATCCCAAATACGAAGCGAGCATGATCACTCCGGCCGGCCCGGCCTTCAGCATGGCGCTTGAGCTTTTGGCTTATTTCCACGGTGATGCCCGAACATTGACATATACGGCTTATACTTATGGGCGGGGATTTGCCGACGCGCATAGGAGGTTTGCCGAAGCTTTTCTCGCGCTTCCCGCCATCGACGGGACGGTTGTCAATGAAACTGACCCTGATCTCAAGGTCCGTCTTTATTCCTCCCCAAATGAAACCTATGTAGGAGTGGCTTATCGAGGCTATACCTCCAAGAAACTCACCATCGATCTCCCTGGTTCTTTGAAGTCGAACGTCACAGTTAGGAATTTAGTCACCGGCAAGACGGTTCCAACGATCATCGCCAATAACGAATTACAATTCGACTTGGAGTCAGGTCCTATGGAGCTAAATGCGTTTATTGTGCAGTAA
- a CDS encoding cupin-like domain-containing protein, producing the protein MQKIETYPLPDRATFQERFAKSNIPCKFEIPAPWGAHKKWSLEWLKENFGYLDVSPILYNKDDFYTKPETTRLLLSEYISALTSDGARKTYYLSAYNLLEHAPSLKADLEFPSYELSPRLARIYFWMGVDGSRLHADYADNLFAQILGRKRFQLYAPEREPSRYPCRITWYSCFSLTDYTNAASSGIPPLSEFEPDYDIIVHPGEMLYLPYGWWHKVSCLDVTISVNKWWMTPQMIMKRAAPRMRDLWRNRKKERIVPL; encoded by the coding sequence GTGCAAAAGATAGAAACCTATCCTCTTCCAGATAGGGCGACATTCCAGGAGCGGTTTGCGAAGTCAAATATCCCCTGCAAGTTTGAAATTCCGGCGCCATGGGGCGCGCATAAGAAATGGTCCCTTGAATGGTTGAAGGAGAATTTTGGTTATCTCGACGTTTCTCCCATTCTCTACAACAAGGATGATTTCTATACGAAGCCTGAGACTACCCGGCTTTTGTTGAGCGAATATATTTCCGCGCTCACTAGTGATGGCGCTCGCAAGACATATTATTTGTCGGCATATAATTTACTGGAGCATGCGCCATCGCTTAAAGCTGATTTGGAATTTCCCAGCTATGAGCTTTCTCCCCGATTAGCTCGGATCTATTTCTGGATGGGCGTCGACGGTTCGCGTCTTCATGCCGACTACGCCGATAATCTGTTTGCTCAGATATTGGGACGGAAACGATTTCAGCTTTATGCACCGGAGCGAGAGCCGTCGAGATATCCATGCCGCATTACGTGGTATTCGTGCTTTAGCCTGACCGACTATACAAACGCCGCCAGTTCCGGCATTCCGCCATTGAGCGAGTTTGAGCCGGACTACGATATAATTGTTCATCCTGGAGAGATGTTGTACTTGCCTTACGGCTGGTGGCACAAAGTATCATGTCTTGATGTTACAATTTCGGTCAATAAATGGTGGATGACGCCGCAAATGATAATGAAGCGAGCGGCGCCTCGAATGCGCGATCTTTGGCGGAACCGAAAGAAAGAACGCATTGTCCCATTATAG